The proteins below come from a single Cannabis sativa cultivar Pink pepper isolate KNU-18-1 chromosome 3, ASM2916894v1, whole genome shotgun sequence genomic window:
- the LOC115711635 gene encoding transcription factor RAX2, translating to MGRAPCCDKANVKKGPWSPEEDAKLKEYIDKYGTGGNWIALPQKVGLRRCGKSCRLRWLNYLRPNIKHGEFSEEEDNIIINLFANIGSRWSIIAAQLPGRTDNDIKNYWNTKLKKKLMSIINPTTQGLLLRKPPHHHQPSTISSLLQHSSSTSTSSSSSSPSSLICTSQTGSFTGFEQPISSFSPTTTILNQESYLTQMPPHYQVNRESFQQLMFSNGGGEASCSSSDGSNSFYYNNNNNGVKQENQEVVMMMSNEDSNNNTTINNVNVNGSGLWGSSSEQAPLEYFGLEEIKQLISTSSNNNNTISCSNFLFDESKTAEERVLYYF from the exons ATGGGAAGAGCTCCTTGTTGTGACAAGGCTAATGTGAAGAAAGGTCCATGGTCACCTGAGGAAGATGCTAAGCTTAAAGAGTACATAGACAAGTATGGAACTGGTGGCAATTGGATTGCTCTCCCACAGAAAGTTG GCCTGAGAAGATGTGGGAAGAGTTGCAGACTGAGATGGCTTAACTATCTTAGACCCAACATTAAACATGGAGAATTCTCTGAAGAGGAAGATAATATTATCATTAACCTCTTTGCCAACATTGGAAGCAG ATGGTCAATTATAGCAGCTCAGTTGCCAGGCAGAACTGACAATGATATAAAGAACTACTGGAACACCAAGCTGAAGAAGAAGCTGATGAGCATAATTAATCCAACAACACAAGGACTACTACTGAGAAAGCCTCCTCATCATCATCAACCTTCCACTATCTCATCTCTTCTTCAACATTCATCATCAACATCTACAtcctcatcttcatcatcaccatcatcacTAATCTGTACTAGCCAAACAGGGTCTTTCACTGGATTTGAACAGCCCATATCATCATTCTCACCAACTACTACTATTCTTAACCAAGAGAGTTACCTTACTCAAATGCCACCACATTACCAAGTCAACAGAGAAAGTTTTCAGCAACTCATGTTTAGTAATGGTGGTGGTGAAGCCAGTTGCAGCTCTTCAGATGGAAGCAACAGTTTttactataataataataataatggggTAAAACAAGAGAACCAGGAAGTAGTGATGATGATGTCAAATGAGGATAGCAACAACAACACCACCATTAATAATGTTAATGTTAATGGAAGTGGTTTGTGGGGTTCTTCTTCAGAGCAGGCTCCATTAGAGTACTTTGGTCTTGAAGAGATTAAGCAGTTGATTAGTActagtagtaataataataataccatTAGTTGCAGCAATTTTTTGTTTGATGAAAGCAAGACAGCGGAGGAAAGGGTCTTGTACTACTTCTGA